One Fibrobacter sp. UWB13 DNA window includes the following coding sequences:
- a CDS encoding TonB-dependent receptor, whose translation MTACSRSGSLLGVRVCAAVLLASVSSFSEEFVQDLGESSIYETTSVEKPLQASSSYAEVLPEAWEGRSLSAAEVLASLPGVQYTRQGGVGSFQTVSIRGVSAKNIVVCMDGIPLNDASGGAVDFGSIDLNQIEKIEVYKDRVPAKFGGRGIGGAINFVTKGSKPAEAVLKPEEKKSGRVLLSYGSHNTWEASTQLLSRLTDSASVSASLSARHSDNDYEFKSQNGTPYNPNDDFKDTRRNAEFTEYSGLFKGRVLHSNGVFSTLNMNFSRSEGGNPGRDDYQTSVAGYKGEFAQTTYRAELPQLLGWLWLELSLTGKYEKATSHSYYPLDHLGYDLPGVQEYGAAGYTLVPEIVASYSAERLDANVRLSMDAAYYEKRGTSSSKWNLMRIATNISGDVSYDIIKNLSVGGEASASIVKDDVHGGKFVQPTTAKTLKTENVRSVSWTSRGFVRYDAPNSRYGGNVSFGRFARMPQLMELYGVYPGMLSNPDLKDETALRFEVGGYYMIPKSNTAIRATYFETQVDNGIYWLVSAGFSKPMNVGESHVRGLEAELESKPKKWLSVILRATFQDAEDRSDEPYYNGKVLPNEPARSYYAEARFDLPYHFDFTWTSEYRTEIFDDRANRIKQPSVDLHHFALGYTPFTKTRLVFALRNLTDETYRNPYISFPTPGREYKLTLTQGF comes from the coding sequence TTGACTGCGTGCAGTCGTTCTGGCAGTCTCTTGGGCGTTCGCGTGTGCGCGGCCGTACTGCTTGCGAGCGTTTCTAGTTTTTCCGAAGAGTTTGTTCAAGATTTAGGCGAGTCCTCGATTTACGAGACAACGAGTGTTGAAAAGCCTTTGCAGGCGTCTTCGAGCTATGCCGAAGTTTTGCCCGAAGCGTGGGAAGGCCGTTCGCTTTCGGCGGCTGAAGTCCTCGCGTCTTTGCCGGGCGTACAGTACACGCGCCAGGGCGGTGTCGGTAGCTTCCAGACGGTGAGCATTCGCGGAGTCTCGGCAAAAAATATTGTCGTTTGCATGGACGGAATTCCGCTGAACGATGCCTCGGGCGGTGCGGTTGATTTTGGTTCGATTGACTTGAATCAGATTGAAAAGATTGAAGTCTACAAGGATCGCGTGCCGGCGAAATTTGGCGGTCGCGGAATCGGCGGTGCTATAAACTTTGTCACAAAGGGTTCGAAGCCTGCCGAAGCTGTGCTCAAGCCTGAAGAAAAGAAGTCGGGTCGTGTGCTTTTAAGTTACGGCAGCCACAACACGTGGGAGGCTTCGACGCAGTTGCTATCTCGCTTGACGGATAGCGCCTCGGTGAGTGCGTCTTTGTCGGCGCGTCACAGCGATAACGATTACGAATTTAAAAGTCAAAACGGAACGCCTTACAACCCTAATGATGATTTCAAGGACACACGCCGCAATGCGGAATTTACGGAATACTCTGGGCTTTTCAAGGGTCGCGTTCTGCATTCAAATGGTGTGTTCTCGACGTTGAATATGAACTTTAGCCGTTCGGAAGGCGGTAACCCTGGACGTGATGATTACCAGACGTCTGTGGCGGGCTACAAGGGCGAATTTGCGCAGACAACATATCGTGCAGAACTTCCGCAGTTGCTCGGCTGGCTTTGGTTGGAACTCTCGTTGACGGGAAAGTACGAAAAGGCGACTTCGCATTCGTATTATCCGCTGGACCATTTGGGCTATGATTTGCCGGGTGTTCAGGAATATGGCGCTGCGGGTTATACTCTTGTTCCTGAGATTGTTGCAAGTTATTCTGCTGAACGTCTTGATGCCAATGTGCGTTTGTCTATGGATGCTGCCTATTACGAAAAAAGAGGAACTTCGTCGAGCAAATGGAACTTGATGCGTATTGCGACGAATATCTCTGGCGATGTGTCCTATGATATTATTAAGAATCTTTCTGTTGGTGGTGAAGCTTCGGCGTCGATTGTTAAAGACGATGTGCATGGTGGAAAGTTTGTGCAGCCGACGACGGCGAAAACGTTGAAAACGGAGAATGTTCGAAGCGTTTCTTGGACAAGTCGCGGCTTTGTACGTTATGATGCTCCAAATTCTAGGTACGGTGGCAACGTAAGCTTTGGCCGCTTTGCTCGTATGCCGCAGTTGATGGAACTCTATGGTGTTTATCCGGGGATGCTCTCGAATCCTGATTTGAAAGATGAAACGGCTTTGCGTTTTGAAGTCGGTGGCTATTACATGATTCCGAAAAGCAATACCGCAATTCGGGCGACGTATTTTGAAACTCAAGTCGATAACGGGATTTATTGGTTGGTAAGTGCAGGTTTTTCAAAGCCGATGAATGTTGGTGAATCGCATGTGCGTGGACTTGAAGCGGAACTCGAAAGCAAGCCTAAAAAATGGCTCTCTGTGATTTTGCGTGCGACGTTCCAGGATGCAGAAGATCGAAGCGATGAACCTTATTACAATGGTAAGGTTCTCCCGAATGAACCTGCGCGTTCATATTATGCCGAGGCGCGATTTGACTTGCCGTACCACTTTGATTTTACGTGGACTTCGGAATATCGTACTGAAATCTTTGATGACCGTGCCAATCGCATCAAGCAGCCTTCTGTAGATTTACACCACTTTGCGTTGGGCTATACACCTTTTACAAAAACACGACTTGTCTTTGCGCTCCGGAATTTGACGGATGAAACGTATAGAAATCCATATATTTCATTCCCGACTCCAGGGCGAGAGTACAAATTAACATTAACACAGGGGTTTTAA
- a CDS encoding DMT family transporter yields MKPAPIKAFESSANASRGLALWHVLAIGTIAFWGTSFVSTKVLLNHGFSAVQIFTLRFTVTYLLLLAMTHKQFRCENWKYELILCLCGLTGCTLYFWAENTALTISPSSNVSLIVCTNPLLTMIFGGLIYKSERLCKRQILGCVITFIGMVLVVLNGKFILKLSPVGDLLAFSSACMWTIYSLIVRPLNGKYSTLFITRKMFFYGALSSIIIMLGETAIAPNEAGAGRFLGVPWQNFAEPVVSLNFLCLTVFSSLFGYLIWNKVLKQLGTVLASNYIYAIPLVTIITAVIALGERITSVAIAGAVAIVAGMVLAEWKPRK; encoded by the coding sequence ATGAAACCGGCTCCGATTAAAGCTTTCGAATCTTCTGCAAACGCTTCGCGCGGTCTTGCGCTTTGGCATGTCCTTGCGATTGGGACGATTGCGTTCTGGGGCACGAGTTTTGTGAGCACGAAGGTGCTTTTGAATCACGGTTTTTCGGCGGTGCAGATTTTCACGTTGCGCTTTACGGTGACGTACTTGCTGCTGCTCGCGATGACGCATAAACAATTCCGTTGTGAAAACTGGAAGTACGAGCTGATTCTGTGCTTGTGTGGACTCACGGGTTGCACTCTTTACTTTTGGGCGGAGAATACGGCGCTTACGATTTCGCCGTCGAGCAATGTGTCGCTGATTGTCTGTACGAATCCGCTTTTGACGATGATTTTTGGCGGGCTCATTTACAAAAGCGAACGCCTTTGCAAGCGACAGATTCTCGGGTGTGTGATTACGTTTATCGGCATGGTGCTTGTGGTGCTGAATGGAAAGTTTATTCTAAAACTTTCGCCGGTGGGCGATTTGCTCGCGTTCAGTTCTGCATGCATGTGGACGATTTATTCCTTGATTGTCCGGCCCCTCAACGGAAAATATTCTACGTTGTTTATAACGCGAAAGATGTTTTTCTATGGCGCGCTCTCGTCAATAATCATTATGCTTGGCGAAACCGCGATTGCTCCAAACGAGGCGGGTGCGGGGCGGTTCCTCGGAGTCCCGTGGCAGAACTTTGCGGAGCCTGTCGTGTCGCTCAACTTCCTTTGCCTCACGGTTTTCTCGTCGCTGTTTGGCTACTTGATTTGGAATAAAGTTTTAAAGCAACTTGGGACGGTTTTGGCAAGCAATTATATATACGCGATTCCGCTGGTGACAATTATTACGGCGGTCATTGCTCTTGGGGAACGCATCACGTCGGTCGCGATCGCGGGTGCTGTCGCCATTGTTGCGGGCATGGTCCTTGCGGAGTGGAAACCGCGAAAGTAA
- a CDS encoding O-acetylhomoserine aminocarboxypropyltransferase/cysteine synthase family protein: MSKIETLCIQGGWQPKNGEPRVLPIYQSTTFKYETTNDMADLFDLKASGYFYTRLQNPTNDAVANKIAALEGGVAAMLTSSGQAANFYAVFNICEAGDHFISTSAIYGGTSNLFSVTMKKLGIECTFVDQDASDEEIEKAFRPNTKCVFGETVANPAGKVLDLKRFADLAHKHGVPMIVDNTFPTPILCRPIEFGVDIVTHSTTKYMDGHAMAVGGCIVDSGNFDWEANHDRFKGLTEPDPSYHGLAYTKAFGKGAYITKATAQLMRDFGSIQSPQNAFLLNVGLETLHLRMPRHCENALACAKFLKNHPKVAWVNYAGLEGDKYHELAQKQFKGGLPCGVLTFGIKGGREKSIQFMDSLKMICIVTHVADARSCVLHPASHTHRQLTDEQLIEAGVAPDLIRFSVGIENVEDIIADLTQALEKV; this comes from the coding sequence ATGTCCAAGATCGAAACTCTTTGTATTCAGGGCGGTTGGCAGCCGAAAAATGGCGAACCGCGCGTTCTCCCCATCTACCAGAGCACCACGTTCAAGTACGAAACGACCAATGACATGGCCGACTTGTTCGACCTGAAGGCTTCCGGCTACTTCTACACCCGTCTGCAGAACCCGACCAACGACGCCGTCGCCAACAAGATCGCCGCTCTCGAAGGTGGTGTGGCTGCTATGCTCACGAGTTCCGGTCAGGCCGCAAACTTCTACGCCGTTTTCAACATTTGCGAAGCTGGCGACCATTTCATTAGCACTTCCGCTATTTATGGCGGTACGAGCAACCTCTTCTCTGTGACCATGAAGAAGCTCGGCATCGAATGCACGTTCGTGGACCAGGACGCCTCTGACGAAGAAATCGAAAAGGCGTTCCGCCCGAACACCAAGTGCGTCTTCGGCGAAACCGTAGCAAACCCGGCCGGCAAGGTCTTGGACCTCAAGCGCTTTGCTGATCTCGCCCACAAGCACGGCGTTCCGATGATTGTCGACAACACCTTCCCGACCCCGATTCTCTGCCGTCCGATTGAATTCGGCGTTGACATCGTGACCCATTCCACGACCAAGTACATGGACGGTCACGCCATGGCAGTCGGTGGCTGCATCGTTGACAGCGGCAACTTCGACTGGGAAGCAAACCACGACCGTTTCAAGGGCCTCACCGAACCGGATCCGAGCTACCACGGCCTCGCCTATACGAAGGCTTTCGGCAAGGGCGCTTACATCACGAAGGCAACCGCACAGCTCATGCGCGACTTCGGTTCTATCCAGTCTCCGCAGAACGCATTCCTCCTGAACGTCGGTCTCGAAACGTTGCACCTCCGCATGCCGCGTCACTGTGAAAACGCTCTCGCCTGCGCCAAGTTCCTCAAGAACCACCCGAAGGTCGCTTGGGTTAACTACGCTGGCCTCGAAGGCGACAAGTACCATGAACTCGCCCAGAAGCAGTTCAAGGGCGGCCTCCCGTGCGGCGTTCTCACGTTCGGCATCAAGGGCGGTCGTGAAAAGTCCATCCAGTTCATGGATAGCCTCAAGATGATTTGCATCGTGACTCACGTGGCCGACGCCCGTAGCTGCGTGCTGCACCCGGCAAGCCATACGCACCGTCAGCTCACCGACGAACAGCTCATCGAAGCAGGCGTTGCACCGGACCTGATCCGTTTCAGCGTCGGTATCGAAAATGTCGAAGACATTATCGCCGACCTCACGCAGGCTCTCGAAAAAGTGTAA
- a CDS encoding bile acid:sodium symporter family protein, which produces MLNLIKAVSRFLSTYTSLFVIACAVIAFFIPTLFGWVHGNTSSIILGIIMLSMGLTITMDDVRNLMKRPGDIFLGAVAQYTIMPLVAFTLTKLFGLDPYLAIGIILVGCCPGGVSSNVMSFLAKGDVTYSVSMTMASTLLAPLMTPLLVLWLADTSIEVNAVGMFLNILYVTVFPIAIGFTCNYFFGKRAGFKEFQANMPAVSVIGLALIVGGVIVTVRPQLFANGFGLIALILAVVFLHNGLGYVLGYNVGRLFKFNTAKKRTISIEVGVQNAGMATVLAGAFFANPENLALHPEAALCVVPCAISCAYHSISGTILAGIYAHMDKKKAGQG; this is translated from the coding sequence ATGCTTAATTTAATAAAGGCTGTTAGCCGCTTTTTATCGACATACACATCGCTTTTCGTCATCGCATGTGCAGTCATCGCATTTTTCATCCCCACGCTTTTTGGCTGGGTTCACGGCAACACAAGCTCGATTATTCTCGGCATCATCATGCTCAGCATGGGCCTTACCATTACCATGGACGATGTCCGCAACTTGATGAAACGTCCTGGTGATATTTTCCTCGGCGCCGTCGCGCAATACACCATCATGCCGCTCGTCGCATTCACGCTCACGAAGCTCTTTGGACTTGACCCGTATTTGGCCATCGGCATCATTCTCGTCGGTTGCTGCCCGGGTGGCGTTTCAAGCAACGTTATGAGCTTCTTGGCTAAAGGCGACGTGACCTATTCCGTAAGCATGACCATGGCAAGCACACTTCTCGCTCCGCTCATGACTCCGCTTTTGGTCCTTTGGCTTGCCGACACGAGCATCGAAGTGAACGCCGTCGGCATGTTCCTCAACATCCTTTACGTGACCGTCTTCCCGATTGCAATCGGCTTCACTTGCAACTACTTCTTCGGCAAGCGCGCTGGCTTCAAGGAATTCCAGGCAAACATGCCCGCCGTGAGCGTCATTGGCCTCGCATTAATCGTCGGTGGCGTCATCGTGACCGTTCGCCCGCAGCTTTTCGCGAACGGCTTTGGCCTTATCGCGCTCATCCTCGCTGTGGTGTTTTTGCATAACGGCCTCGGCTACGTACTCGGCTACAATGTCGGTCGTTTGTTCAAATTCAACACCGCCAAGAAGCGCACCATCTCCATTGAAGTCGGTGTGCAGAACGCAGGCATGGCAACAGTCCTTGCCGGCGCATTCTTCGCCAACCCGGAGAATCTCGCCCTCCACCCGGAAGCAGCCCTCTGCGTTGTGCCGTGCGCCATCAGCTGCGCCTACCATTCCATCAGTGGAACAATCCTCGCCGGCATCTACGCTCACATGGACAAGAAGAAAGCAGGGCAAGGGTAA
- a CDS encoding EcsC family protein, translating into MDFTDEQKTLRQATAYEKAESASIQKWENEEPGVLTQASGFVSKPIVWLAQKLVPQKAIEGALNIANAAGSALADKSDILRDGGVSKISDLKNAKLEVCDGIANSVHNWALAFATAEGGTAGFFGLAGMAVDIPALVTFSLRSIHKIGLCYGYETISHEDEKFVFSVLSAAGANTHAEKMSAITTMRAIQQMIMKTTWKKMAETASEKTFSKEAGVLAIKALAKQLGINITKRKALQMIPFIGAGIGAAMNAQYINDICWAARRSFQKRWLDENCVEVD; encoded by the coding sequence ATGGATTTTACTGATGAACAAAAAACGTTAAGACAAGCAACTGCTTATGAAAAAGCTGAATCAGCAAGTATTCAAAAGTGGGAAAATGAAGAACCGGGTGTTTTGACTCAAGCTTCGGGTTTTGTCTCTAAACCTATTGTTTGGCTTGCTCAGAAACTTGTGCCACAAAAGGCTATTGAAGGTGCGCTGAATATTGCAAATGCGGCTGGTTCTGCTCTTGCCGACAAAAGTGATATTTTGAGGGATGGTGGCGTTTCAAAAATTTCGGATTTAAAAAATGCGAAATTGGAAGTTTGCGACGGAATTGCGAATAGTGTTCATAATTGGGCTCTTGCGTTTGCCACTGCAGAAGGCGGTACAGCTGGCTTTTTTGGTTTGGCGGGGATGGCTGTTGATATTCCTGCCTTGGTTACCTTTTCTTTGAGGTCCATTCATAAAATCGGTCTCTGTTATGGGTATGAAACGATAAGTCACGAAGATGAAAAATTTGTTTTTAGTGTGTTGTCTGCTGCTGGAGCGAATACTCATGCTGAAAAAATGTCTGCTATTACGACTATGAGAGCTATTCAGCAAATGATAATGAAAACAACATGGAAAAAAATGGCAGAGACGGCTTCTGAAAAAACTTTTAGCAAAGAAGCGGGTGTTTTGGCGATAAAGGCGCTAGCTAAGCAGTTGGGGATAAATATTACAAAACGTAAAGCTTTGCAGATGATTCCTTTTATTGGTGCTGGTATTGGTGCTGCCATGAATGCTCAATACATTAATGATATTTGCTGGGCTGCACGTAGATCCTTCCAAAAAAGATGGTTGGATGAAAATTGCGTGGAGGTAGACTGA
- a CDS encoding DUF3944 domain-containing protein, translating to MDYIVDKDLEFLKNIDSKKLNYLGHILLYDRIGKNRSTAFDESFELLSLNENNRDIKNWQIFAREIQCFGGNSFVNTVRRNGVMYQEILDDVANKMELTESLKGKNAVEKETKIIEKLKKYVEKIIQVQEELSIEEFQYVLREYFDTSSAMERLLQEAAAEQKHWVYKIGNYIIDKFYPEFKLFNPNWSVIMQAIVEISLLRNSTQGLSIAILGASKAGKSTLLKYLKTGKFIQLDEGSMSLERETSFVSPILNMPINEGETVPGDKIYVDKQKALCQNKDLILFCFNPKEVLEVNEKKNDFLSRLGMLKDLNEAKKIVFIATHGDLYVEKQVRFDLYKMIHTAEMGDVSSKLNIDDFLCVNLKDEVSTKEMFDIIKEKLL from the coding sequence ATGGATTATATTGTTGATAAGGATTTGGAATTTCTAAAAAATATTGATTCAAAAAAGCTTAATTATTTAGGTCACATATTGTTGTATGATCGTATTGGAAAAAATAGATCAACTGCTTTTGATGAATCATTTGAATTGCTTAGTCTTAACGAAAATAATAGAGATATAAAGAATTGGCAAATATTTGCAAGGGAAATACAATGTTTTGGAGGAAATTCTTTTGTAAATACTGTACGACGTAATGGTGTAATGTATCAAGAAATTCTTGATGATGTTGCGAATAAAATGGAGTTGACTGAATCTTTAAAGGGAAAAAATGCTGTAGAAAAAGAAACAAAAATAATAGAAAAATTAAAGAAATACGTTGAAAAAATTATTCAAGTTCAAGAAGAACTATCTATAGAAGAATTTCAATATGTGTTAAGAGAATATTTTGATACAAGTTCAGCAATGGAACGGTTGCTACAAGAGGCCGCCGCAGAACAAAAACATTGGGTTTACAAAATTGGAAATTATATCATAGATAAATTTTATCCTGAATTTAAATTGTTTAATCCTAATTGGTCTGTGATTATGCAAGCTATTGTGGAAATTTCTTTATTGAGAAATTCTACACAGGGTTTGTCGATAGCGATTCTTGGAGCTAGTAAAGCAGGAAAATCCACATTGCTAAAATATCTTAAAACGGGTAAATTTATTCAATTAGATGAAGGTTCAATGTCTTTGGAAAGAGAAACATCTTTTGTTTCTCCAATATTGAATATGCCCATTAACGAAGGTGAAACGGTTCCTGGAGATAAAATATATGTGGATAAGCAAAAAGCATTGTGTCAAAATAAAGATTTAATTCTATTTTGCTTTAACCCCAAAGAGGTGCTTGAAGTAAATGAGAAAAAAAATGATTTTCTTTCTCGTTTAGGAATGCTGAAAGATTTAAATGAAGCAAAAAAAATTGTATTTATCGCAACGCATGGTGATTTGTATGTTGAAAAACAAGTGAGATTCGATTTGTATAAGATGATTCATACTGCTGAAATGGGGGATGTCTCGAGTAAATTGAATATTGATGACTTCTTGTGCGTTAATTTGAAAGATGAAGTCAGTACGAAGGAAATGTTTGATATTATAAAAGAAAAATTGTTATAA
- a CDS encoding putative transporter gives MDWLIDLFAKPSVGQQVLALSLTAAIGIMLGKVKVKGVSLGGAGALFVGILLGHIGMRIEPSVLHFMQEFGLILFVYTIGMQVGPGFIDSIKRHGLVLNILAVSIVLLGVLATVLIYFTTNMHDNVPVLIGMLCGAVTNTPSLGAANSALTAASVDASLTGVGYAVAYPFGVIGIILVMILVRVFFRQKPEVAAAEYQKEIAEQSKEIVSCTLRVDNANLVGCKIKDIPGLISSGAVVTRHARDQVINMPKGDMTLELHDLVHVVGMPDAIESLQKIIGEKQENPITLQKSNLAVKTILVTNKKILGKSIQQLALNDRFGVTVSRVTRGGFKFTGRLDIRVKFADKLLVVGTPESIAAAAKELGDSLTALDHPEILPAFLGIFLGVIVGSIPVAIPGMPTPLKLGLAGGPLIVAIILSRKRKIGPLNFFMANSANLMLRELGITIFLSCVGLNAGIKFFDVLLNGDGFYYMALSAIITFFPLMIVAIVGKAVFKVNYLSLCGVLAGATTDPPALAFANGLSNSEATNVGYASVYPLTMLLRILSGQVLAILLIS, from the coding sequence ATGGACTGGCTAATTGACCTGTTTGCAAAGCCCTCTGTAGGGCAACAAGTACTCGCGCTATCCTTGACGGCTGCCATCGGCATCATGCTGGGCAAGGTCAAGGTGAAAGGCGTGAGCCTTGGGGGAGCTGGCGCTCTTTTCGTAGGAATCCTTCTCGGTCATATCGGAATGCGAATCGAGCCCAGCGTTCTTCATTTTATGCAGGAATTTGGCCTCATTCTCTTTGTCTATACAATCGGTATGCAAGTAGGCCCGGGCTTTATTGACTCCATAAAGCGACACGGTCTGGTGCTCAACATTCTTGCGGTGAGTATCGTCCTCCTGGGTGTACTTGCTACCGTTCTTATTTACTTCACGACGAACATGCACGATAACGTGCCGGTGCTGATTGGCATGCTTTGCGGAGCCGTGACGAACACTCCGTCGCTCGGTGCTGCGAATTCTGCTCTGACGGCGGCTAGCGTGGACGCTTCACTCACGGGCGTTGGCTATGCGGTGGCTTACCCGTTCGGCGTGATTGGCATTATCCTCGTGATGATTCTTGTGCGCGTTTTCTTTAGGCAAAAGCCGGAAGTTGCTGCCGCAGAATACCAGAAAGAAATTGCAGAACAGTCCAAGGAAATTGTCTCTTGCACACTCCGTGTGGACAATGCAAATCTTGTGGGCTGCAAGATCAAGGACATTCCGGGGCTCATCTCTTCGGGTGCTGTGGTGACGCGCCATGCTCGCGACCAGGTGATTAACATGCCGAAGGGCGATATGACGCTTGAGCTCCATGACTTGGTGCATGTCGTCGGTATGCCGGACGCGATTGAAAGTTTGCAGAAGATTATTGGCGAAAAGCAAGAAAACCCGATTACGCTCCAGAAGTCGAATTTGGCGGTCAAGACGATTCTCGTGACGAACAAGAAAATTCTTGGCAAGAGCATTCAGCAGCTTGCGCTCAACGACCGCTTTGGCGTGACCGTGAGCCGCGTGACTCGTGGCGGATTCAAGTTCACCGGTCGCCTCGATATCCGCGTGAAGTTTGCAGATAAGTTGCTCGTGGTCGGTACGCCGGAAAGCATTGCCGCTGCCGCAAAGGAACTGGGCGACTCGCTCACGGCGCTTGACCATCCGGAAATTCTCCCCGCATTCCTCGGCATTTTCCTTGGCGTGATTGTCGGTAGCATTCCGGTGGCGATTCCTGGAATGCCGACCCCGCTCAAGCTCGGCCTTGCTGGCGGTCCGCTGATTGTCGCAATTATCCTTAGCCGTAAACGTAAGATTGGCCCGCTCAACTTCTTCATGGCAAACAGCGCAAACCTCATGCTGCGTGAACTCGGTATTACGATATTCCTCAGCTGCGTGGGTCTCAATGCCGGTATCAAGTTCTTCGATGTGCTCTTGAATGGCGACGGTTTCTACTACATGGCGCTCTCGGCAATTATTACGTTCTTCCCGCTGATGATTGTGGCGATTGTTGGCAAGGCGGTGTTCAAGGTCAATTACCTCTCGCTTTGCGGTGTGCTTGCAGGTGCGACGACAGACCCTCCGGCACTTGCATTCGCAAACGGCCTCAGCAATTCCGAAGCAACGAACGTTGGTTATGCATCTGTTTACCCACTCACGATGTTACTGAGAATCTTGAGTGGGCAAGTGCTTGCGATACTGCTTATTTCTTAG
- a CDS encoding MBL fold metallo-hydrolase has product MKKLTKKKKIMIIALSTLFILGTVGVLFLNQAKFGRIPQGKRLERIKQSPHYDGQKFVNDEKTVTMTGDKNLFETTLEFLFGKRSQTVPDTALTVVKTDLKSLPQDRDWIVWFGHSSYLMNLSGKKILVDPVFYQSSPVSFVNKMFKGTDVYKPVDMPDIDYLVVSHDHWDHLDYQAVKELEPRVKRVVTGLGVGEHFEYWGYPVEKLVELDWWETVDLEAAEDAKFVVTSTPARHFSGRGIRPNKSLWSSFVFKTPKRTVWIGGDSGYGKHFKKIGEKFADIDLAILENGQYNEDWNQIHTLPEQLSKEMLDLNADRYMTVHHSKFCLGYHTYFEPLENAKCAAQESGKLVLMPQMGEVVYLE; this is encoded by the coding sequence ATGAAAAAATTAACGAAGAAAAAGAAAATTATGATTATCGCACTTTCGACCCTTTTTATTTTGGGAACCGTTGGCGTGCTGTTCCTGAACCAAGCGAAATTTGGGCGTATTCCGCAAGGTAAACGCCTTGAACGCATTAAGCAGTCACCACATTACGATGGCCAGAAGTTCGTGAATGACGAAAAGACTGTCACAATGACGGGCGATAAGAACTTGTTTGAAACGACGCTTGAATTCTTGTTCGGCAAAAGGTCGCAAACCGTTCCCGATACAGCGCTGACGGTTGTCAAGACGGACTTAAAGTCGCTACCGCAGGACCGTGATTGGATTGTCTGGTTCGGACATTCTTCGTATCTGATGAACTTGTCCGGGAAAAAGATCCTTGTGGATCCCGTGTTTTATCAGAGCTCGCCAGTAAGCTTTGTGAACAAGATGTTCAAGGGAACAGACGTTTACAAGCCTGTCGACATGCCGGATATCGATTACCTGGTGGTTTCGCACGACCACTGGGATCATCTGGATTATCAGGCCGTGAAGGAACTCGAACCGCGCGTAAAGCGTGTGGTGACGGGACTTGGCGTGGGTGAACATTTTGAATACTGGGGTTACCCTGTCGAAAAACTCGTGGAACTTGATTGGTGGGAAACTGTTGACTTGGAAGCGGCTGAGGATGCAAAGTTTGTGGTGACATCGACACCTGCTAGACATTTTTCGGGTCGTGGGATAAGGCCGAATAAGTCGCTGTGGTCCTCGTTTGTGTTCAAGACGCCGAAACGCACTGTTTGGATTGGTGGTGATAGCGGTTACGGCAAGCATTTCAAGAAGATTGGTGAAAAATTTGCAGATATCGACCTCGCCATTCTCGAAAACGGGCAGTACAATGAAGATTGGAACCAAATTCATACCTTACCCGAACAGCTCAGTAAAGAAATGCTGGACTTGAATGCAGACCGCTACATGACGGTTCACCATTCCAAGTTCTGCTTGGGTTACCATACGTATTTTGAACCGCTCGAAAACGCGAAATGCGCCGCTCAGGAATCAGGAAAGCTTGTGCTTATGCCGCAAATGGGCGAAGTGGTGTATCTGGAGTAG
- a CDS encoding MerR family transcriptional regulator: protein MDNTAQNDCEKGKERGVHGGKAMCYSIGEVVKKTGLSVHTLRYYEKEGLLPFVQKNKSGMRAYSDMDLQWLTMIECLKDSGLQIKEIRQYIDWYREGDSTLQQRLKLFRSRREAVEKEMKRLTVVLNKIHFKELLYEEAVKQGSLDAADKNPKLLRLKKKLFESPDDFDKVTG from the coding sequence ATGGACAATACCGCGCAGAACGATTGTGAAAAAGGCAAGGAAAGAGGTGTACATGGGGGTAAAGCAATGTGCTATTCTATCGGTGAGGTTGTCAAGAAGACGGGTCTCTCTGTGCATACGTTGCGCTATTACGAAAAAGAGGGATTGCTTCCTTTTGTGCAAAAGAATAAATCCGGAATGCGAGCCTATTCCGATATGGATTTGCAATGGTTGACGATGATTGAATGCCTCAAGGATTCGGGGCTTCAAATCAAGGAAATCCGCCAGTATATCGACTGGTACCGCGAAGGTGATTCTACGTTGCAGCAACGATTGAAACTTTTCCGAAGCCGTCGTGAGGCGGTTGAAAAAGAAATGAAACGCCTTACGGTGGTGCTGAACAAGATCCACTTCAAGGAACTCTTGTACGAGGAAGCTGTCAAGCAGGGAAGCCTTGATGCCGCTGACAAGAATCCGAAACTTTTACGACTCAAGAAAAAACTGTTCGAATCACCGGACGATTTTGACAAGGTAACAGGCTAG